The following coding sequences are from one Pasteurellaceae bacterium RH1A window:
- a CDS encoding DinI family protein: MSKSIDIRMAHPYGMKAEAFEKALGIVEKALTKEYPDALIRIRKSTSMNEVSVFGFGKEGKAEVDAFLEALFNDSYLFEDL, translated from the coding sequence ATGAGCAAAAGTATCGACATCCGCATGGCCCATCCCTATGGCATGAAAGCTGAAGCCTTTGAAAAGGCCTTGGGCATTGTAGAAAAAGCCCTGACCAAGGAATACCCAGACGCCCTTATCCGCATTCGCAAGTCCACCTCCATGAATGAGGTATCCGTTTTTGGCTTTGGCAAAGAGGGCAAGGCCGAGGTGGACGCTTTTTTAGAAGCGCTCTTTAACGACAGCTATTTGTTTGAAGATCTCTAA
- a CDS encoding DUF1902 domain-containing protein, which produces MKKYRKTIRCMAYQNGDLAIAVCLDLSLAAQANTQREAMDKLDAQIQDFIAEANAEPQYALQLLNRPAPLSLWIKYYWLKFLSIVNGNKKGIAFFEEDCFA; this is translated from the coding sequence ATGAAAAAATATCGCAAAACCATTCGTTGTATGGCCTACCAAAACGGTGATTTGGCTATTGCAGTTTGCTTAGATCTCTCTTTGGCTGCTCAGGCTAATACCCAGCGAGAAGCAATGGATAAACTGGATGCTCAAATTCAAGATTTTATTGCAGAAGCCAATGCTGAGCCGCAATATGCTTTGCAGCTGCTCAATCGCCCAGCACCACTTTCTTTGTGGATTAAATATTACTGGCTGAAATTTCTTTCTATTGTCAATGGTAATAAGAAAGGGATTGCATTTTTTGAAGAAGATTGCTTTGCCTAA
- a CDS encoding transketolase, translated as MTERKKLANAIRFLAMDAVQKANSGHPGAPMGMADIAEVLWRDFLNHNPSNPQWANRDRFVLSNGHGSMLIYSLLHLTGYDLSIEDLKQFRQLHSKTPGHPEYGYTPGVETTTGPLGQGIVNAVGMAIAEKTLAGQFNREGHKIVDHYTYAFLGDGCLMEGVSHEACSLAGTLGLGKLIAFYDDNNISIDGHVDGWFTDNTAARFEAYGWQVIRNVDGHDADQIQFAIENAKAESDRPTLIICKTIIGYGSPNKQNSHDCHGAPLGDAEIAEARKFLNWEHAPFEIPAEVYTAWDAKAKGAVAEKEWNAKFAAYEAAYPELAAEFKRRTAGDLPANWEAQSQAFIEQLQANPANIASRKASQNAIEAYAHILPELLGGSADLASSNLTLWSGSRPIRANSNVDGNYINYGVREFGMSAIMNGIALHGGFIPYGATFLMFMEYAHNAVRMAALMKQRSLFVYTHDSIGLGEDGPTHQPVEQTAALRLIPRLDTWRPADQVESAVAWKAALERKDGPSALIFTRQNLAQQERNAEQLANVARGGYVLKDCDGQPELIFIATGSEVELAVKAYEQLTAEGRKVRVVSMPSTNVFDRQDAAYREAVLPAAVTKRVAVEAGISDFWYKYVGFEGRIVGMNTFGESAPAGELFKLFGFTVENVVAKAKEIL; from the coding sequence ATGACAGAACGTAAAAAACTGGCCAATGCCATCCGCTTTTTAGCCATGGATGCAGTACAAAAAGCCAATTCAGGCCACCCTGGTGCGCCAATGGGCATGGCAGACATCGCCGAAGTGCTTTGGCGTGATTTCTTAAACCACAACCCAAGCAACCCACAATGGGCCAACCGTGACCGCTTTGTGCTGTCTAACGGCCATGGCTCCATGCTTATTTATAGCCTCCTACATCTCACAGGCTACGATCTCTCCATTGAAGACCTGAAACAGTTCCGTCAATTACACTCCAAAACCCCAGGCCACCCAGAATACGGCTACACCCCAGGCGTGGAAACCACCACTGGCCCATTAGGTCAAGGCATTGTAAACGCTGTAGGTATGGCCATTGCTGAAAAAACCTTGGCAGGCCAATTCAACCGTGAAGGCCACAAGATTGTGGATCACTACACCTACGCTTTCTTAGGCGATGGCTGCTTGATGGAAGGGGTTTCTCACGAGGCCTGCTCCCTTGCTGGCACACTTGGTTTAGGCAAACTCATTGCTTTCTACGATGATAACAACATTTCGATTGATGGACACGTTGATGGCTGGTTCACCGACAACACAGCAGCCCGCTTTGAAGCCTACGGCTGGCAGGTTATCCGCAATGTGGATGGCCACGATGCTGATCAGATCCAATTTGCCATTGAAAATGCCAAAGCAGAAAGCGACCGCCCTACCCTGATCATCTGCAAAACCATCATCGGTTACGGTTCACCAAACAAACAAAATTCCCACGACTGCCACGGTGCACCATTAGGCGATGCCGAAATTGCCGAAGCCCGTAAATTCCTTAACTGGGAACACGCCCCATTTGAAATCCCAGCCGAGGTTTACACCGCTTGGGATGCCAAAGCCAAGGGTGCCGTGGCGGAAAAAGAGTGGAATGCCAAATTTGCCGCTTATGAAGCCGCTTACCCAGAGCTTGCTGCTGAATTTAAACGCCGCACTGCAGGCGACTTGCCAGCCAACTGGGAAGCCCAATCCCAAGCCTTTATCGAGCAATTACAGGCCAACCCAGCCAATATTGCCAGCCGCAAGGCCTCACAAAATGCCATTGAAGCCTATGCTCATATCTTGCCAGAACTCTTAGGCGGCTCAGCAGACTTAGCCAGCTCAAACTTAACCTTATGGTCAGGCTCTCGCCCAATCCGTGCCAACAGCAACGTGGACGGCAACTATATCAACTACGGCGTGCGTGAGTTTGGCATGTCGGCTATTATGAACGGTATCGCCCTACACGGTGGCTTCATTCCTTACGGTGCAACCTTCCTCATGTTTATGGAATATGCCCATAATGCGGTGCGGATGGCAGCGTTAATGAAACAACGCTCTCTCTTCGTGTACACCCACGATTCCATCGGCCTAGGCGAAGACGGCCCAACCCATCAACCAGTGGAACAAACCGCAGCATTACGTTTAATCCCACGTTTAGACACCTGGCGCCCAGCCGACCAAGTAGAATCTGCCGTGGCCTGGAAAGCAGCCCTTGAGCGTAAAGACGGCCCATCAGCCCTTATCTTTACCCGCCAAAACCTGGCCCAACAAGAACGTAATGCAGAACAACTTGCTAATGTTGCTCGTGGTGGTTATGTGTTAAAAGATTGCGATGGCCAACCAGAGTTAATCTTCATTGCAACTGGTTCAGAAGTGGAACTAGCAGTGAAAGCCTACGAGCAACTGACTGCTGAAGGCAGAAAAGTGCGTGTAGTGTCTATGCCATCAACCAACGTCTTTGATCGCCAAGACGCTGCCTACCGTGAAGCCGTGTTACCAGCCGCTGTCACCAAGCGTGTTGCGGTAGAAGCGGGTATTTCCGACTTCTGGTACAAATATGTAGGCTTTGAAGGCCGCATTGTGGGCATGAACACCTTCGGTGAATCAGCGCCTGCTGGCGAACTCTTCAAACTCTTCGGCTTTACTGTGGAAAACGTAGTAGCCAAGGCCAAAGAAATTCTCTAG
- a CDS encoding molybdenum cofactor biosynthesis protein C — translation MNQFTHINTNGEANMVDVSAKQETVREARAEAFVTMKPETLQMIISGNHHKGDVFATARIAGIQAAKRTWELIPLCHPLLLSKVEVQLEALPETNQVRIESLCKLTGKTGVEMEALTAASVAALTIYDMCKAVQKDMVIENVRLLSKSGGKSGDFVAPTP, via the coding sequence ATGAACCAATTTACCCATATAAATACAAACGGCGAAGCCAATATGGTGGATGTCTCCGCCAAACAAGAAACCGTGCGGGAAGCCCGTGCTGAGGCTTTTGTGACAATGAAGCCTGAAACCCTGCAAATGATTATTTCAGGCAACCACCACAAGGGCGATGTTTTTGCCACTGCCCGTATTGCTGGCATTCAGGCCGCAAAACGCACCTGGGAGCTTATTCCTCTTTGCCATCCACTTTTGCTCTCTAAAGTTGAAGTGCAACTGGAAGCCCTGCCTGAAACCAACCAGGTGCGGATCGAATCCCTTTGCAAGCTGACAGGCAAAACAGGGGTAGAAATGGAAGCCCTAACGGCCGCCAGTGTGGCTGCTCTCACTATCTATGATATGTGCAAGGCGGTGCAGAAGGATATGGTGATTGAAAATGTCCGCTTGCTCAGTAAGAGTGGCGGCAAGTCGGGGGATTTTGTTGCACCAACCCCTTAG
- a CDS encoding murein transglycosylase A, with the protein MAWKAYKKIAALAGIAVLVASCSSNAPQTGSTMGQQSAQFGAKFNGRQFIPQQYPLVRTTSLTSSQRIVNQSDFLKQVANVGAYSSSINNRFAGTYGKLSRWIASGAKINDLPNYGIHIRQMRGEDGYQNVLMTGYYSPVYKARRTPQGKFRQPIYAMPANKRFTRAQIYAGALAGQGLELAYTESMFDNFALGVQGSGYVDFGDGRLNYLAYAGQNGFQYTSVGRLLVEDGEVPREKISMQAIREWGERNPHRFQALLERNPSYVFFKHDPTGQVKGSAGVPLIALASLASDRNIVPSGSVLLVEMPLIDHHGNWTGKHEMRLMIALDVGGAVKGQHFDLYQGIGDAAGHKAGLMKHYGRVWVLN; encoded by the coding sequence ATGGCTTGGAAAGCATATAAAAAAATCGCCGCATTGGCCGGTATTGCCGTTTTGGTGGCAAGTTGTAGTTCAAACGCTCCACAAACTGGCTCAACCATGGGCCAACAATCAGCCCAATTTGGGGCCAAATTCAATGGCCGCCAGTTTATTCCCCAGCAGTATCCCCTGGTCAGAACCACCTCTTTAACCAGCAGTCAGCGCATTGTCAATCAAAGTGACTTCTTAAAGCAGGTGGCCAATGTGGGGGCCTATTCCTCCAGCATTAACAACCGCTTTGCTGGCACCTATGGCAAACTAAGCCGCTGGATTGCCAGTGGGGCAAAAATCAACGATTTGCCTAACTACGGCATTCATATCCGCCAAATGCGGGGCGAAGATGGCTATCAAAACGTCCTAATGACGGGCTACTATTCCCCAGTTTACAAGGCTCGCCGTACCCCTCAAGGCAAGTTCCGCCAGCCTATTTATGCCATGCCGGCCAATAAACGCTTTACCCGTGCCCAAATCTACGCCGGTGCCTTGGCCGGCCAGGGGTTAGAACTGGCCTATACCGAGTCCATGTTTGATAACTTTGCCCTGGGCGTGCAAGGCAGTGGCTATGTGGATTTTGGTGATGGCCGCTTAAACTACCTGGCCTATGCCGGCCAAAATGGCTTCCAGTACACCAGTGTTGGGCGTCTTTTGGTGGAAGATGGCGAAGTGCCAAGGGAAAAAATCTCTATGCAGGCCATTCGTGAATGGGGTGAGCGTAACCCGCACCGTTTCCAAGCCTTGTTAGAACGCAATCCGTCCTACGTTTTCTTTAAGCACGACCCGACAGGCCAGGTAAAAGGCTCTGCTGGCGTGCCGCTGATTGCCTTGGCCTCATTAGCCTCTGACCGCAACATCGTGCCATCTGGCAGCGTGCTCTTGGTGGAAATGCCTCTTATCGATCACCACGGCAACTGGACAGGTAAACACGAAATGCGCCTTATGATTGCCCTGGATGTGGGTGGCGCCGTTAAGGGTCAGCACTTTGACCTCTACCAGGGCATCGGCGATGCCGCAGGCCACAAGGCTGGGCTCATGAAGCACTACGGCCGTGTTTGGGTGCTGAATTAG
- the moaA gene encoding cyclic pyranopterin phosphate synthase (together with moaC, is involved in the conversion of a guanosine derivative (GXP) into molybdopterin precursor Z), whose protein sequence is MQTIPIKNVGDASVSQLIDRFQRQYVYLRLSITDVCNFRCNYCLPDGYQPPAHKQTFLKPDEIQRLVSTFANLGTEKVRITGGEPTLRKDFLQIAHTIAQTPGIRQVALTTNGYRMEKDIALWREAGISNINVSVDSLDPRQFQLITGADKLQSILRGIDKAFEIGYQKIKVNAVLMKQYTAKGLDDFLKWIKDKPIQMRFIELMETGEMDSFFQTQHLSGQTIMQRLLNEGWVLQEKALSDGPAKVLSHPDYLGEIGLIMPYEKNFCASCNRLRVSALGKLHLCLFGEEGIDLRDLLQEPGQHFQLEARLKAALQGKREHHYLHIGDSGVRNNLASIGG, encoded by the coding sequence ATGCAAACTATCCCGATTAAAAATGTCGGCGATGCCTCCGTTTCCCAGCTTATTGACCGCTTCCAGCGCCAGTATGTTTATTTGCGGCTATCCATTACCGATGTCTGCAACTTTCGTTGCAACTATTGCCTGCCAGACGGCTACCAGCCGCCTGCTCACAAGCAAACCTTCCTCAAGCCAGATGAAATTCAACGCTTGGTGTCCACCTTTGCCAACTTAGGCACAGAAAAGGTGCGGATCACAGGTGGTGAACCCACGCTACGCAAGGACTTCCTGCAAATCGCCCATACCATCGCCCAAACCCCCGGTATTCGCCAGGTGGCCTTGACAACCAACGGCTACCGTATGGAGAAAGATATCGCCCTTTGGCGTGAAGCGGGGATTAGCAATATTAATGTGAGTGTTGATAGCCTAGACCCTCGCCAGTTCCAGCTTATTACTGGGGCGGATAAGTTGCAGTCCATCCTGCGTGGTATTGATAAGGCCTTTGAAATTGGCTACCAGAAAATCAAGGTCAATGCTGTGCTGATGAAGCAGTACACGGCCAAGGGGCTGGACGATTTCCTTAAGTGGATCAAGGACAAGCCCATCCAAATGCGTTTTATTGAGCTGATGGAAACGGGCGAAATGGATAGCTTCTTCCAAACCCAACACCTATCAGGCCAAACCATTATGCAACGCCTGCTTAATGAAGGCTGGGTTCTGCAAGAAAAGGCCCTGTCTGACGGGCCTGCCAAGGTTTTATCGCACCCTGATTATCTGGGTGAAATCGGCCTGATTATGCCCTATGAAAAGAATTTCTGTGCCTCCTGCAACCGCCTAAGGGTATCTGCCCTAGGCAAGTTGCACCTCTGCCTCTTTGGCGAAGAGGGTATCGACCTGCGTGATCTGCTTCAAGAGCCAGGTCAGCACTTCCAGCTTGAAGCCCGCTTGAAAGCAGCCCTACAAGGCAAGCGGGAGCACCACTATCTGCATATCGGCGACAGTGGCGTGCGGAATAATCTGGCCTCGATTGGGGGCTAA
- a CDS encoding formate dehydrogenase subunit gamma: MSKKMKISNDHRIVRHRLPARLSHWLLVICFFTTGLSGLAFFFPDFSWLTEIFGTPKIARAIHPFTGLVMFAAFINLALIYWKHNIPEKNDIRWAKGIVEVLKGNEHAVADNGKYNLGQKLLFWTLIIAMFTLLITGIIMWRQYFSHNFSIPVLRIAILLHSACAFLLFTGIMVHIYMAFWVKGSIRSMVEGWVTVRWAKKHHPRWYREDVLPKLEKELEEKARQDAEKHKS, encoded by the coding sequence ATGAGTAAGAAAATGAAGATCAGTAACGACCACCGTATCGTTCGTCACCGATTGCCTGCTCGTTTAAGCCACTGGCTCTTGGTTATCTGTTTCTTTACCACGGGCTTATCAGGGTTGGCCTTCTTCTTCCCTGATTTCTCATGGCTGACAGAAATCTTTGGTACACCAAAAATTGCTCGAGCCATCCACCCCTTTACGGGCTTGGTGATGTTTGCGGCCTTCATTAACCTAGCGCTTATCTACTGGAAGCACAATATTCCAGAGAAAAACGATATCCGTTGGGCCAAGGGCATTGTGGAGGTCTTAAAAGGTAATGAGCATGCTGTGGCAGACAATGGCAAATATAACCTTGGCCAGAAATTACTTTTCTGGACCTTGATTATCGCCATGTTTACCTTGCTCATCACAGGTATCATTATGTGGAGACAATACTTCTCCCATAACTTCTCCATCCCTGTGCTACGCATTGCCATCTTGCTCCACTCGGCCTGTGCCTTCTTGCTCTTTACCGGCATTATGGTGCATATCTACATGGCCTTCTGGGTCAAAGGCTCCATCCGCAGTATGGTGGAAGGCTGGGTAACTGTCCGCTGGGCCAAAAAACACCATCCAAGATGGTACCGTGAAGATGTGCTGCCAAAACTTGAAAAAGAATTGGAAGAAAAAGCACGCCAAGACGCAGAAAAGCATAAATCTTAA
- a CDS encoding fructose-bisphosphatase codes for MKTLGEFIVEKQAEYPNAKGELSSILAAIRLVAKIIHRDINKAGLTNDIIGFSGNENVQGESQMKLDIFAHEKMKAALLARGEVAGFASEEEEDIVVFDNEQSRNAKYIVLTDPLDGSSNIDVNVAVGTIFSIYRRVSPIGTPVTLEDFLQPGNRQVAAGYVVYGSSTMLVYTTGNGVNGFTYEPSLGLFCLSHPDIKIPEAGKYYSINEGSYFKFPMGVKKFIKYCQEEVPEEKRPYSARYIGSLVSDFHRNMLKGGIYIYPQTTGYPKGKLRLLYEGNPMAFLAEQAGGLATDGFNRILDLQPTELHQRVPLFVGSKNMVEQAGKMMVEFADQE; via the coding sequence ATGAAAACCTTAGGTGAATTTATTGTTGAGAAACAGGCCGAATACCCCAATGCCAAGGGGGAGTTGAGTAGCATTTTGGCAGCCATCCGCTTGGTGGCCAAAATTATCCACCGTGATATTAACAAGGCTGGCTTAACCAACGATATTATCGGCTTTTCAGGCAACGAAAATGTTCAAGGCGAGAGCCAAATGAAGTTGGATATTTTTGCCCACGAAAAAATGAAGGCTGCCCTGCTTGCTCGTGGCGAAGTGGCGGGTTTTGCTTCAGAAGAAGAAGAGGACATTGTGGTCTTCGACAATGAACAAAGCCGTAATGCCAAATACATCGTTTTAACCGATCCGCTGGACGGCTCATCTAATATTGACGTAAACGTGGCCGTCGGCACCATTTTCTCTATTTATCGCCGTGTCAGCCCCATTGGCACGCCAGTGACCCTGGAAGACTTCTTACAACCAGGCAACCGCCAAGTGGCGGCTGGCTATGTGGTTTATGGCTCGTCTACCATGTTGGTTTATACCACAGGCAACGGTGTTAATGGCTTTACCTATGAGCCATCGCTGGGCCTCTTCTGCCTCTCCCACCCAGACATTAAGATCCCAGAGGCGGGCAAATATTATTCCATTAACGAAGGCTCTTACTTCAAATTCCCAATGGGCGTGAAAAAATTTATCAAATATTGCCAGGAAGAAGTGCCAGAGGAAAAACGCCCTTATTCAGCCCGTTATATCGGCTCCTTAGTGTCTGACTTCCACCGCAATATGCTCAAGGGCGGCATCTATATTTACCCACAAACCACAGGCTATCCAAAGGGCAAACTCCGCCTACTCTATGAGGGCAACCCAATGGCCTTCTTGGCCGAACAAGCGGGCGGCCTGGCAACCGATGGTTTTAACCGTATTTTAGATCTTCAGCCAACTGAGTTGCACCAACGTGTACCGCTCTTTGTAGGCTCTAAAAATATGGTGGAACAAGCGGGTAAAATGATGGTTGAATTTGCAGATCAGGAATAA
- a CDS encoding proteolipid membrane potential modulator, which yields MRLLIAFLLPWLTFFTIGRPFAGIICLILQITVLGWLPATIWAVYALSQYKTDQKIAQSLANK from the coding sequence ATGAGATTGCTTATTGCCTTTCTATTGCCTTGGCTAACCTTTTTTACCATTGGCCGCCCCTTTGCAGGCATTATCTGCCTCATCTTACAGATTACGGTTTTAGGCTGGTTGCCCGCTACCATTTGGGCGGTTTACGCCCTGTCTCAATATAAGACCGATCAAAAGATTGCCCAATCGCTGGCCAATAAATAA
- the moaE gene encoding molybdenum cofactor biosynthesis protein MoaE (catalyzes the conversion of molybdopterin precursor Z into molybdopterin), which produces MQQTLIEVQEAQFDQNQIYRWLSQHHSVGATTLFIGKVREMNLGDSVSGLYLEHYPAMTKKALQEIVDEARSRWDLQRVAVIHRIGQLHSGDEIVLVGVSSAHRGDAYHANEFIMDYLKTKAPFWKRETTSDGERWIEGRDSDQKAAQKW; this is translated from the coding sequence ATGCAGCAGACCCTTATTGAAGTACAAGAAGCCCAGTTCGATCAAAACCAGATCTACCGCTGGCTTAGCCAACATCATAGCGTGGGAGCAACTACGCTCTTTATCGGCAAGGTGCGGGAAATGAACCTGGGTGATAGCGTGTCAGGCCTCTATTTGGAGCACTACCCAGCCATGACCAAAAAGGCCCTACAAGAAATCGTGGATGAGGCCCGTAGCCGTTGGGACTTGCAACGGGTGGCGGTTATTCACCGCATTGGCCAGCTCCACTCAGGCGATGAAATTGTCTTAGTCGGCGTGTCGTCTGCCCACCGGGGTGATGCCTATCATGCCAATGAATTTATTATGGACTACCTCAAAACTAAAGCCCCCTTTTGGAAGCGGGAAACCACAAGTGATGGTGAGCGTTGGATTGAGGGACGTGACAGCGATCAAAAAGCCGCGCAAAAATGGTAA
- a CDS encoding protein-P-II uridylyltransferase — MPQSQLALFNQIQATAFATCDVFELIHKRSDFLDNLLMQLWQEKGLDQNPNLALIAVGGYGRREMFPLSDLDILILCQAPLDEATHAKINLILTRLWDVKLQVGSSIRTVEECLEVGRAEISVATNMFEGRYLAGNRPLWEDLQAQLYQPDFWPIEDFFQAKMAEKAERYARYHNTSYNLEPDLKHSPGGLRDLHLLMWIMLRHYGIHSLQALFEQGILFEEEYEELKAAEATLFKMRFGLHLQLKRYDNRLRFDRQLQLAEDLGFGQGNQAVEAMMRGYFHATQSISQLSQLLLNHFEQNVLKVVGWASLPTDLTDNFMVGRDAHPTAEESLFERGEEVSYFYLQDGLIFCRENDIFQKDPSTILDLFLHLTAQPQAKASTQTLRQLRLAVQLLERPLCDYPQARERFVLLFTQPQMVARAIVPMHQLGVLEAYFPAWQGITGLMQFDMFHLYTVDEHSVRVMLKLESFLDPANQAQHPLCCQLFPQIADRSLIYFAALLHDIAKGREGDHAQNGAVEMYDFAKLHGFNEEQASFMAWLVAEHLTMSITAQRRDIFDPAIVGEFANIVGEPTALNALTCLTVADICATNETLWNDWKRSLLAQLHQFTLEKLRMGEKKALDYQALATTNRLQASEHLKLILSSKQWQAAQAFWATCPPSYFARNNAKQLEWHLLGLLKTGKPSVLVGNQTQTATEIFIHCADQPQLFARVAQVLSQKKVSIHHAQIITSKEGLVFDSFIVTDLKGKPLSPDRCQQIQQALLKTLQDDKAKTFKPHKKPIKYQTFNRSTRVRFLNHHRADQTAFELFTLDREGLLAQVSYIFNELGLNLLNAKISTIGERVEDYFVVSNQEKTALTDQQQAVLKERLLAEF; from the coding sequence ATGCCCCAATCCCAACTCGCCCTTTTCAACCAAATCCAAGCCACCGCCTTCGCCACCTGCGATGTCTTTGAGCTCATCCACAAACGGTCTGATTTCTTAGATAATTTGCTTATGCAGCTCTGGCAAGAAAAGGGCCTTGATCAAAACCCTAACCTAGCCCTGATTGCCGTAGGTGGCTATGGCCGGCGGGAGATGTTTCCCCTGTCGGATTTGGATATTCTCATCCTTTGCCAAGCCCCACTTGATGAGGCGACTCATGCAAAAATCAACCTCATTTTAACCCGCTTGTGGGATGTTAAATTGCAGGTAGGATCCAGTATTCGGACGGTGGAAGAGTGCCTTGAGGTGGGGCGGGCAGAGATTTCGGTGGCGACCAATATGTTTGAGGGGCGGTATTTGGCGGGTAATCGTCCCCTTTGGGAAGATCTGCAAGCCCAGCTCTACCAGCCTGATTTTTGGCCCATTGAGGACTTCTTCCAGGCCAAAATGGCTGAGAAGGCCGAGCGTTATGCCCGCTACCACAACACCAGCTACAACCTTGAGCCCGACCTTAAACACAGCCCAGGCGGCCTGCGGGATCTGCACTTGCTCATGTGGATTATGCTGCGGCACTACGGCATTCATTCCCTGCAAGCTCTCTTTGAGCAGGGGATCTTGTTTGAGGAGGAATATGAGGAGCTTAAGGCGGCAGAGGCAACCCTCTTTAAAATGCGGTTTGGCCTACATTTGCAACTAAAACGCTACGACAACCGCCTGCGTTTTGACCGGCAGTTGCAACTGGCAGAGGATCTGGGCTTTGGTCAAGGCAATCAGGCGGTAGAGGCCATGATGAGGGGCTATTTTCATGCCACCCAGTCCATTTCGCAATTAAGTCAGCTTTTGCTCAATCATTTTGAACAAAATGTTTTAAAAGTGGTAGGGTGGGCATCCTTGCCCACCGATTTAACCGATAATTTTATGGTGGGCAGGGATGCCCACCCTACGGCAGAAGAATCCCTTTTTGAAAGGGGGGAAGAGGTTAGCTATTTTTACCTACAAGATGGCCTGATTTTCTGTCGAGAAAATGATATCTTTCAAAAAGATCCATCTACTATCCTAGATCTCTTTCTCCACTTAACTGCTCAACCCCAAGCCAAGGCCAGCACCCAAACCCTGCGACAGCTACGCTTGGCAGTGCAGCTGTTGGAGCGACCGCTTTGTGATTACCCTCAAGCCCGTGAGCGATTTGTGCTGCTCTTTACCCAGCCCCAAATGGTGGCTCGAGCCATTGTACCCATGCACCAATTAGGTGTGCTGGAGGCCTATTTCCCTGCCTGGCAGGGGATTACTGGCCTGATGCAGTTTGATATGTTCCACCTCTACACGGTGGACGAACACAGCGTGCGGGTTATGCTCAAGCTGGAGAGCTTTTTAGACCCAGCCAACCAGGCCCAGCACCCCTTATGCTGCCAGCTCTTCCCCCAAATTGCTGACCGATCACTGATTTATTTTGCGGCACTTTTACACGATATCGCCAAGGGGCGGGAGGGCGATCACGCCCAAAATGGGGCAGTGGAGATGTATGATTTTGCCAAGCTCCACGGCTTTAATGAGGAGCAGGCCTCTTTTATGGCCTGGCTGGTGGCTGAGCATTTAACCATGTCTATCACCGCCCAGCGGCGGGATATTTTTGACCCCGCTATTGTGGGTGAATTTGCCAATATAGTGGGCGAACCCACCGCTTTAAATGCCCTAACCTGCCTGACCGTAGCCGACATTTGTGCCACCAATGAAACCCTGTGGAACGATTGGAAGCGGTCGCTTTTGGCCCAGCTCCATCAATTTACCCTGGAAAAATTACGGATGGGAGAGAAAAAGGCTCTGGACTATCAGGCACTTGCCACAACCAATCGCTTGCAAGCCAGTGAACACCTCAAGCTGATTTTAAGCTCTAAGCAGTGGCAGGCTGCCCAAGCCTTTTGGGCGACTTGCCCGCCGAGTTATTTTGCCCGTAATAATGCCAAGCAACTAGAATGGCACTTGTTGGGCCTGCTAAAAACAGGCAAACCAAGTGTCTTGGTCGGCAACCAGACCCAGACTGCTACCGAGATCTTTATTCATTGTGCCGATCAGCCCCAGCTCTTTGCCCGAGTTGCCCAGGTGCTTAGCCAGAAGAAGGTCAGCATTCATCATGCCCAAATTATTACCAGTAAAGAGGGCTTGGTTTTTGACAGCTTTATTGTGACCGATCTTAAGGGCAAGCCCCTCAGCCCTGATCGTTGCCAGCAGATCCAACAGGCTCTGCTTAAAACCCTGCAAGACGACAAGGCCAAGACCTTCAAGCCCCATAAAAAACCGATTAAGTATCAAACCTTTAACCGCTCCACCCGAGTGCGTTTCCTCAACCACCACCGGGCCGATCAAACCGCCTTTGAGCTCTTTACCTTAGATCGAGAAGGCCTGCTGGCCCAGGTCAGCTATATCTTTAATGAGCTGGGCCTTAATTTGCTCAACGCCAAAATTTCCACCATTGGCGAGCGGGTGGAGGATTATTTTGTGGTGTCTAATCAAGAAAAAACCGCTTTAACTGACCAGCAGCAAGCGGTTTTAAAAGAAAGGCTTTTAGCAGAGTTCTAA
- a CDS encoding molybdopterin synthase sulfur carrier subunit: MIKILFFAQTRELVGTDQLELEANFDTAEALRQHLAAQGGKWALALEAGKLLVAINQTISPLTSAIKDGDEVAFFPPVTGG; the protein is encoded by the coding sequence ATGATTAAAATCCTTTTCTTTGCCCAAACCCGAGAACTGGTCGGCACAGACCAGCTTGAGCTTGAGGCCAATTTCGACACCGCTGAAGCTCTCCGCCAGCATTTGGCTGCACAAGGGGGCAAATGGGCCCTGGCCTTGGAAGCGGGCAAACTTTTGGTTGCCATTAACCAAACCATCTCGCCACTGACCTCAGCCATCAAAGATGGCGATGAAGTTGCCTTCTTCCCACCAGTAACAGGGGGCTAA